One genomic window of Eggerthella timonensis includes the following:
- a CDS encoding ABC-2 transporter permease, protein MKAMIMSDLLIAKKYLVQQLGIAIVVGIFICIMIGNLYIVTPAVGVMIPFSLIIMILSLDERANWQQFRLALPISRGDVIRGRYVSFLLLALLGIAVGLLTAFLVIVAAQLMPNVPQLADLMANFSWQALLMVSVAGISIILVMLAIVMPLFSRFGMTKAVRYLPLLIIFGVWIAFTLPQNGPPPAFVLDVLNLLETPAGTVAVAAGILAIVAVAYVISAIISTGLYKKREL, encoded by the coding sequence ATGAAAGCCATGATCATGTCCGACCTCCTGATCGCCAAGAAATACCTGGTGCAGCAGCTGGGAATCGCCATCGTCGTGGGCATCTTCATCTGCATCATGATCGGCAACCTCTACATCGTCACCCCCGCGGTGGGCGTCATGATCCCCTTCTCGCTGATCATCATGATCCTCTCGCTGGACGAACGCGCCAACTGGCAGCAGTTCCGCCTCGCGCTGCCCATCTCGCGCGGCGACGTGATCAGGGGCCGCTACGTCAGCTTCCTGCTGCTCGCCCTGCTCGGCATCGCAGTGGGCCTGCTCACCGCGTTTCTGGTGATCGTCGCCGCGCAGCTCATGCCGAACGTGCCTCAGCTGGCCGACCTCATGGCGAACTTCTCCTGGCAAGCCTTGCTCATGGTGTCGGTGGCCGGCATCAGCATCATCCTCGTCATGCTGGCCATCGTCATGCCGCTGTTCTCGCGGTTCGGTATGACGAAAGCGGTGCGCTATCTGCCGCTGCTCATCATCTTCGGCGTATGGATCGCGTTCACGCTCCCGCAAAACGGCCCGCCGCCCGCGTTCGTGCTCGACGTGCTGAACTTGCTGGAGACCCCCGCCGGCACCGTGGCGGTCGCCGCCGGCATCCTCGCGATCGTCGCCGTCGCGTACGTGATCTCGGCCATCATATCCACGGGGCTGTACAAGAAGCGCGAGCTCTAG